The Chloroflexota bacterium DNA segment CTGCGCTTGTCCATGCAAGCGTACTAGTGGCTTGCCGCGTTCATCACCAAGAATTTCCATCTCGCGCCAGGAGATGCCTTGCATCCCTGTGCCCAGGGCTTTGGATACGGCCTCTTTGGCAGCAAAACGTGCTGCCAACTCGGGCACGTGCCCCCGGCTGTACGCTACCTCCGCGGGTGTGTAAACTCGTTTCAAAAAACGATCTCCCCAGCGGGCGATCACTCGCTCAATGCGCTCTATCTCGATGATGTCCACGCCTACACGGACCATTGCGAACCTATTTCTGCACTTGTTTACAAAGGTCGCCCATTGGGGTCGTAGCCGCGTCCGATGCAGCGGTAGATGAAGCCCATCTCGCGCATTCTTTCTGGTTCGTATACATTGCGCGCGTCGAAAAACACCGGTTGTTTCATGCTGTCACGGATGCGTACCAGATCCAGTTGTTTGAACTCATTCCACTCGGTAACTAAGATCACTGCATCCGCATTCTCAGCGACCTCATAGGGGTCCTCGCAATAGACCACGTCCTTGAGATAGTGTTTGGCTGTACCCATGGCCTGAGGGTCGTAGGCCTTGACTGTGCCGCCCTCGTTTTGGATGAGGTGTATTACTTCGATGGATGGGGCATCACGCATATCATCGGTGTTGGGCTTAAAAGCCAAGCCCCAGATCCCGATGGTTTTACCTCGATAGCCCCCCAAGATGTCGCGCAGTTTGGCGATGACCCGCTTACGTTGATCGTAATTGATGTCCATAACGGCACGCAACATCTGCGGGTGGCAACCATGGGTGGCGGCAATATGGACCAGCGCCCGCACATCCTTGGGGAAACAACTTCCACCCCAGCCGATTCCTGCGCCCAGGAAAGCTGGCCCGATGCGCTTGTCAGCGCCCATCCCTCGGGCTACCTCGCGCACATCAGCGCCCACTGCTTCACAGATGTTCGCCATTTCGTTGATGAAGGAGATCTTGGTAGCCAGGAAGGCATTGGAAGCGTATTTGATCATCTCCGCTGTTCTCAGGTCGGTGATAATAACCTCGGCATTCAGCGGAGCATAGAGTTCCGCCACCCTTTTTGCCGCTTGGGGGTTCGTTGAGCCCAGAACAATGCGGTCTGGGTTCATGAAATCGTACACCGCCGAACCCTCTCGCAAAAACTCGGGATTGGAGACCACAGCGAACTCAACGTCGTTCTGTTTGTGCTCGTTGATGATATCGGATACCAAGTCACCTGTGCCAATGGGGACGGTGCTCTTGTTGATGATAATAATGGGTCGGGTGAGGCGCTTGGCGATCTCCTGGGCCGAGAAAGCGACATTGGTCAGGTCAGCCTCGCCCTCGCTGCCCGATGGCGTGCCCACGGCGATGAAAACGAACTCTGCGTCTTTCATCCCTTCGTCCCAGGAGGTGGTGAAGTCCAAGCGTCTGGCCTCATTGTTGCGGCGGACAATTTCTTCTAAGCCAGGCTCATAGATGGGCAATATGCCCTTCTTGAGATTGTCGGCCTTCTCCTTGTTGCGGTTCAGGCAAATGACCTTGTTGCCCAAGTCGGCTAGGCATGCGCCGGTTACCAGTCCCACATAGCCTACGCCGATCACACAGATATTGCTCATTGAATGTGCCTCCGAGTTGAATGTAGTGTACTGCCAAATTAGGCGTTAAGACCAGCGAGTGAAGAGCAAACCAACTAACTCCTGCAGGTAGAAATCAAATGCCAAGACTGCGTGTTGGGCTGCCATACTTATTTGGGTAATCCTTGCAGGCCCCCACAAGCAATTGATATTCTACAAACAAAAATTTTATCACAGAGTGGGGTCAGGGCAAAATGAGAGCACAAAAATCGTCGCGATAGCCAATTTCTCAAAAGGGACATTTCATCGGTGACGAATCGCGTCTTCGTGTAATAAACGCGCCACCTCTTGGCCAAGTTCTACAGCGTAATTGCTGCCCCGGTCCCATGGGTATACCTGGCTCATGGTGGCTAAGTAGAGGCCAGGGATGGGTGTGCGTATTGAGGGGATCTGCTGCGAGTAGTTCACTGGTACCACAGGCTGAGCATAGGGCTCCCGGCAGAGCCAACTATCGCGAATCCAATCGGGAGTGAAAGAAGGGTTGAAGCGCCGCAAGGCTGGGAGATAGAGGTTCAGCAAATCCTCTTTCGTCATTTGGTAGCGCGGGTCGTCCCGCGACGGGTAATCGCCCAGATAGATGATGTGGTCTCCGCCGTAGTACTCTGAATCTATGTAGTTCGTGTGCTCTACCAAGGCCAAGAAGGGAAATTCGCCCAAGGGTAGGTTCAGCCAGTAGAACCCTTCTGTCAGAGGATATTTGAGGGCGAGGATGAGCACCTGGGCGCCTACTGTCTCCATGCTGCACACTTTAGTCATATAGTCAGCGGGCAAATCAGGCGCTAAGTCTGCCATCACCGCTGCCGGCACGGTGGCGATCACGCGATCGAAGCGCATCTCACTGCCGTCTGTTTGGAGGACAATACCGTTTTCCTGCGCCGTGATGCGATGCACAGGTGTGCGCAGGTGGATTTCACCTCCTCGATTGCGGACATGCTCGGCTATCTTCTCCATCAGCGCTTGGAAACCACCCACGTAGTATCCCAAAGCCGTGCTGCGTTTATGTACCCGTGCCCAAAACCAGGCCATGTTCACTCGCTGCCAATCTTTGGGGAATTTGCCCGTCAAAAGGGGTTGCCAGATGATCTCATATATTTCCGGGCCTAGGGCGCGTAATAGCCACTCGTGGGCCGTCGTTCGCTCCAGCGGTGACCAATTGCGCAGAAGCCGCAGATACAACGTTACCAAGCCGAAACGGAATTTCTGCATCCAGGTGAGGTGGGGGAATCTTAAGATAGCGGTCGGGCGATCGAAGGGGTAGAGATGGCCTTGATACCAAAGCGCAGTGACGGGGGTGCGGAAGAAGAACTTTGCTCCGACCTCTCTGCTCAGGTGCTGCACTGCCCAATCCGACTGAAAAAGGTGGTGATAGAAGCGATCCAAATGCCAATCCCAGCCGCTGGCTTTGAAACCCGAGCCCAGCCCACCTAGTTGGTCGCTCGCTTCGTACACAGTGACGCGATACCTCAGTTTGGTGAGTTCATAAGCAGCGGTCAGTCCCGTCAATCCGCCACCGATAATACCCACTCGTGGGGCATGACCCTCATCCATGGCTTCACCTTCTCGGTATCAAGAGGAAAACGGAGAGCACTGAGCGCGCAACAGAGGAAATCATTTGGCTCAACAGTATTTTTGGATGATGCTTCAACGTGTCGTTTGGTTCTCTGTAATCCCCGTGGCTGGCACAGGTGCTGATTTCAACATCTTCTCCAGCACTTTCTCCAAAGCCATCGTGTGGCTGCATACTCCTCGCTGTGAGAAGAAGCGGCAAGTGCAATTCCAATTTCCGCGGCGATATGTGATGCGGTGAGTATCGTGCTCACCTCGGAAGGTCACTGCGAATTCCTCGAACTGTATGCGATCCCGCTGTTCGGCGTAAAGTCTGGCTTTCTGAATTTTGCTGATCATCCCGGAGTCCATTTCTACAGCCTCCTTGTGCTGATCTATATCCACGGGTCGGCGATCCGTGACCCGGATCTCTCGTAAATAAAAGAGACACCTCGCCGCGGTGGCCTAGTGTCTCCTGCAACCACACTGCCATATTTCGTGCACTATCGTCCACCAAGTGCCCTCCTGGGTCTGCCAAAAAGGTCATTCTCCAGTATCCCCAGTATAACCGGTTTGACTCCATTTGTCAATGACGCGTGGCGCGCGGAGTTTCCTAAATGTTCGTCTTAGCGCGACCTTTTCTTCACGCCTGCGTATAGCCAAATGACAGATGCTCTATTTGCCAAAACTAGAATCTCGTGTAGAATGCCTATAAGCGAGACGCGGTCATTGCCTTCAGGAGACGCTACTATGCTTGGACAAGGTCGCGCTATCGGTCTTATTCTTATGGCCTTAGGGTTGGTTATCGGGCTGGCGATCACGGGGTGGCTTTTTTCTGGCCTGGCAGAGGGGCGACTCTACCGCTCTGGTTTCTTGCTGGGCCTGATTTTGGCGATGGTTATAGCCCTTCCCCTCATAGGTGCGGGGATCTTCCTTTTTGTGCAAGGTCGCTCAGAGGCCCGAGAACTGGCTGAAGTCGCTAAAGAGAAGAAGTTGCTGAACATGGTGCAGACTCAAGGTAAAATCAGCGTCTCTGAGGCAGCCATTGAACTTGGTCTATCTCGCGATGCAGTGCAAAATTATATCTACGATTTAGTGGGGAAAGGGCTTTTTACTGGATACATCAACTGGAACGACGGCATTCTCTACGCCAAATCGGCGGCCGAGATGCGTACCACGAAGTGTCCCAACTGCGGCGGAGAACGGGAATTGGTGGGTCAGGGCATTGTGAAGTGCCCCTATTGCGGTTCAGAGTTGTTCTTGTAAGATGCATATTATCTTGCTACCAAGGGAGGAAAATTGAATATGAAGGGCAATCTGCGAGAGAAAATGGAATCGGGGCGCAATGCTCTGGAAAAATTAGTGGCCAATCTGCCAGGATACCAGGGTTACAAAGAGAAAGAGTTACGCCGTGAGGCAGATAAACTACTGCGCAACCAACTGGCCGCGGGGTTCGACAAACAACGTCGCCGTCTAAGCAGCATCCAATACACATTGACCACCACGGGGCGGTTGGCAGCAGTAGTTATGCTAGAGCGGGCAATGCTGAAGCTCCAATTGCTCACTGACCGCCTGAAGGTGGCCGCTTATGGCTATGCCGGTTTTTTCGATGCTGTGAAAGTCGAAGAGGCAGAACTGGATGCGTTATACAACTTCGACCTGGGTTTGTGGGACGGAGTGAAGCAGGTGGAAGATCTGATCAATGAATTGGAGGAAGCGGCATCGAAAGAAGAGGATGTCAGCCAATCTGCCAATGCTTTGATCAAGTTGCTGGAAGAGCTGAATGAGACGTTTAACCGTCGCCAAGATGTGATATTGGAAACTAGCAAAACATAGTGGGAGGTGCTTAGGAGCGCCTTTCCGCCATTACCGAGGAGGGAGCAAATGGCACGTGTATTTGATGTTGTGGAATGGCCTGACACTGGCGGTCGTGATATGGTGTACCGCTGGCCGCCTACAGGCTCTGGTGATATCCGTATTGGCTCGCAACTCGTTGTGCGCGAGAGCCAAGCGGCAGTGTTTTTCCGTGATGGCAAGGCCCTGGATACCTTTGGCCCCGGTCGCCATACCCTGACCACTGCGAATATCCCGCTCTTGATTGGCCTGCTGGGCAAACTGTTTAGCGACAAATCCCCCTTCACCACCGAGGTCTATTTTGTGAACCTGCGGGAATTCGTTGATATGAAGTGGGGTACGCCGGAACCGATCGCTCTGCGGGATAGCGAGCTGGGTATGGTGCGGCTCGGCGCTTTCGGCACATATTCACTGCAGATCAGCGATCCGCAACTTTTCGTGAACAAGATCGTCGGCGTGCGAGGTATCTACCAGACTGGCCAGATCGAAAGTTACCTGCGCAGCATCATCGTTACTAGGCTCACCGACCTCTTGGGTGAGATCAACAAATCGCTGTTTGACCTGCCGCGCCTATACGAGGAAATCGGTGCGGGCGTGCGGGCCAAACTGGCGGATGACTTCGCGGCGCTGGGCATTGATCTCAAAGCGTTCTTCGTCAATTCTATCAATGCCACAGAAGAGACGGTAAAGGCCATTGACGAGCGTGCGGCCATGGGTGCAATTGGTGATATGCAGAAGTACCTGCAGTTCAAGGCAGCCCAGGCCATGGGCACGGCGGCGGCTGCTGGCGGTGCAGGCGACTTGACTAGCGCGGGTGTGGGGCTTGGCGCAGGCGTAGGTATGGGAGCGGCAATGGCCAGCGCCATCAGTTCCGCCATTCAGGCAGGAAAGCAGGAAGCCGCAGCGCCAGGTGCTTTGACCAAGGCTCAAGTTCAGGCCACGCTCGACAATCTGGATATGCGCCTGGCAGCGGGCGAAATATCGGAAGCCACCTACAAAGAACTACGTGCCAAGTGGGAGAAGAAACTGGCTGAACTGGGATGAATCAACCAGACCCTACTTGGGGTAAGGACAAAGTTCTTGCTTGGAGAGACGCCCTTCGGCGGCGCTCCTAAGGCGAGGGATAGTATACGCTTTTTGAGACGAGAGTGACATCATGTCTGTCCGATTCTTCCGCTATGTCACGAAAGATAAGATCCTGGCCCTGAGCGATCATCTCTCGCTGGATCCTAAGCGCAACAAAATCGCCATCACATTGTTGGAATATGGGCCAGACAACAAAGCCCGGACCACCCTGCGTCATTTTGTGGACCCTGACGCCTTCAAGGTCGTCTGCTGGGACATTTTGCTTGGTACGTTCACGGAGTGGAAGGATTACAAGGGCAGTCCCGATAAAGAAGGCAACCTCGTGGCCCGTGTTCTCTCATTAGTGAAGGATAAGAACTACCGCAATCCCTATGTGCTGCGTCTGGAACAGGGGCCGGGAGAACGTATGGGAGCGGGGGCGGTGAGAATGGTGGGAAAGCCTGCGGCAGAATTGGCACTGCTCCTGCCGGAATTCGATGCCAGGCGGCTGGCGATCGCAACGCTGGATTACATTCGGGCTTGGGAAATCATTCACTTCCGCGAGCGGGAGAAGGTCTCGGAGCAAGAGCGAGCCGAGCGTTTGCAAGACCAGGCTCGCTCATGAGCAATGACGAGGCAGGGGTACAGTTCGTAGATTCGTAGTCATGAGAGGTGAGCGAAGCGTGGAAGTCATTCTACTTAAAGATATCAAACGCTTAGGCGAAGCCGGAGAGGTCAAGAAAGTCGCTGACGGATATGCTCGCAACTATTTGATACCACGCGGGCTGGCCGTGATTGCGACTGAGGGGGTGCTCAAAGACCTGCGGGTGAAGCGGCAAATCGAGGAAGCCAAGGAGGAGCGCATCCGCAGCGACGCGACAGCACTGGCAGCGAAATTGGCGGGTATCATGCTAACGTTCAAAGTGAAAGCCGGGGAAACAGGGCGTCTGTATGGCTCGATCACGCGGGGCGATATCGCTGCTGAGTTAGAGGCGAAAACCGGCCTACCGTTCGATAAACGCAAGATCATGCTGGAGGAGCCCATCCGACAATTGGGCACACATAAAGTGCCGATTCGTTTGCTTTCCACACTGGTTCCCGAGATCACCGTGGTAGTAGAGCAAGAAAGCAGCGAGGCGTAATCTCCTTGCGTTTCCTAACGAGTTGGAGTATAATAACTGCTGAAAGGTGTATCGGCCAAAGTTTGCGGGAGAAGGTAGCATGAGTAAAGAGCAGGAACCTATCCCACCCCTGCTAATCAAATATCTCATCACCAACCTCCAATGTGCCAACTGTGGCCAACACTATTCTCTTAACGACGTGCACATTCTTGGACATCGCAACGATGTGTGGTTCTCGCGGGTGACATGTAGTAATTGTAATACGCAAGGGTTCATCCTGCTTGCGTTGCGTGAGAGGGATGCGAGCCCGGAAATCATTGCAGACGTTACAGCCGAAGAATGGGCAGCGTTCCAGGAACGGGCTCCCGTGAGCGCTGACGACGTGTTAGACGTGCACAATTTCTTGGAACAGTTCAACGGTGATTTCGCTTCCCTATGGTCTAGGGAGGGACCCGATAGTCTATTTGGTTGAGCCTTGGCTTGCCAGCTGTATTCGCCGATAGTGTCTCCAATCTTATCCCTGATCCCTTGCTGAGCCCCTGAGCGGGGCTTTTTCTTGCTAGCGCTCTCCGGACTGGCGGAAGGACAAGTGTTCGCAAAGAGTGGCAGAATCCCCATTATTACTTGACATCTCTAGGAATGCACTTTACCATATCCGCTGAGTAGAAATGATCGGAAGCACAGATGCAGAAATTTGATCTAGCGTTCGCCTGGACTTGGGAATACGACGCAGCCTTCGCCACTTTCCTTGAAGTAGCCTGTCAGAAGCGAGGGCTGTCCATTTATCAGGTCCGACCGGATAATTTGGGCCTCGTCATGGAGGCCTTAAAAGCAGGTGAACTGGGATTCCATTGTTTTTTCGATCGATCCTCAGATGCAGACCCGGCTTTCTTGCCTTTAGTGGCGTGGGCCGCCTCACATATCCCGCATCGCTTCAATGACTTTCCCTTTGCCAGGCGAGCCTGGGACAAAGTGAACATGCACACTGCGTTCCTGGCAGCGGGGTTGCACACGCCCTATACTATTATCTTACCGCCCTTTGTCCATGCTCCCGCGTTGCCGGAGCCCGATTTGTCGCCGTTAGGGGAGACGTTCGTGATCAAGCCTGCCCATGGTGGCGGTGGTGTGGGCGTGCTGACGGAGGCGCACACGTGGGCTGAGGTCCTTGCTGCACGGATGCTGTTCCCCGAAGATGCTTATCTAGTTCAGACGCGGATTACACCCGTGCTCCTGGAGGGGCAACCGGCTTGGTTTCGCGTCATTCATGTTGTTGACAATGCTCACCCATGTTGGTGGAACCAGCAGACCCACATCTACCGTGAGGTAACAGAGGAAGAGGAGTATCGTCTTGGGCTGGGGCCATTGCGAGTTATGACGGAGGTTATTGCTCGGATTTGCCAACTGGACCTTTTCTCTACCGAGATTGCGTGCACTCGGGATGGGCACTTTTTAGCGGTGGATTATGTAAATGACCCTATTGACCTGCGCCCCCAATCTCTCGCTGTCGAGGGGGTACCAGATTCATTGGTGGCGCAAATCGCAGCGCGGGTGGCAGACTGGGTGTCAATTCGCATCGGTTGACTTGTCAAAATGCTCCTTCTGTGCTATAATCGCGTTGCAAAGAGAACATACCAAAGCGATGATTAGGACGAGTACCTGTATGTGCGATGACAGAGAGTGGGGGTCATGGGCTGAAAGCCCTCACCGTACGGCAACAGGGAAAACCGCCTAGGAGCGAGCACCTCAAAGGCCTTGAAGCCGAGTATGGTGCTCCGGAAGCCATCCGTTAACGGCTGCGATGAGGGGTCCTAGGCTTTGAGCCTCTGGACAACTTGGGTGGAACCGCGTGAGTAAGCCTCTCGCCCCATGGGGTGAGAGGCTTTTTCTTTCCGTAGAGATCTGGTGGATGGAGGTACAAACAATGGCACAAATGAGCAGCGAGCTGGAGAATATGCGACACTCGACAGCGCACGTCATGGCAGAGGCAGTGCTGGAGATATTTCCCGACGCCAAGTTGGCGATCGGTCCTGCTATTGAGGATGGGTTTTACTATGACTTTGACCTGCCACGTCCGCTCACACCGGAGGATTTAGTGGAGATCGAAGCACGAATGCGGCGGATTATCGGCGAGAAACAACCCTTCATTCGGCAGGAAATTTCGCGCCAAGAGGCCGAACGACTCTTCGCGAACCAGCCCTACAAATTGGAACTCATTGCCGAGATGCCGAGCGATGAAATCATTTCTATTTACAAAAACGGGTCTTTTACAGACCTGTGCCGGGGCCCACATGTGGAACACACCGGGCAAATCCCAGCCGATGGTTTCCGGCTGCTCAACATCGCGGGAGCCTATTGGCGTGGGGATGAGAAACGTCCCATGCTACAACGCATCTACGGCACAGTGTGGCCCAGCAAATCGGAATTGGATGCTTACCTCCACCGACTTGAGGAAATCGAAAGACGCGACCATCGAAAATTGGGCAGAGAGCTCGATCTTTTCAGCACGCACGAAGAGGCCGGGGCTGGGTTGATCTACTGGCACCCCAAGGGGGGGCGGATCAGAGCCATCGTGGAGGATTTCTGGCGCCGGGAACACTTCGCTAACGGCTATGATATCCTCTATACACCGCACATCGGGCGCGCATGGCTGTGGCGCACATCCGGGCACTTAGAATTCTATCGGGAGAGCATGTATTCGCCAATGGACATTGACAATGTCGATTACTACATCAAGCCGATGAACTGCCCCTTTCACATCATGATTTACAAGACGAGAACGCGTTCCTATCGCGATCTCCCTCTACGGTGGGCGGAACTGGGCACGGTGTACCGCTACGAACGCAGTGGCGTGCTGCACGGTCTCCTACGCGTGCGCGGCTTCACTCAAGACGACGCGCATATCTTCTGCACTCCCGCCCAAATTGAGGACGAAATACTTCGTGTGCTACGTTTCTCGCTGCACCTGTGGCGCGCTTTTGGATTTACAGATGTGAAAGCATACCTGGCTACGCGACCAGAGCGGGCGGTAGGCGAGCCGGCGCGCTGGGAGCAAGCTACACAGTCCTTGCGCAAGGCACTGGAAGTGGAAGGTCTGCCTTACCAGGTGGATGAAGGCGGTGGTGCCTTTTATGGACCCAAAATTGACTTGAAGATTAAGGATGCACTCGGGCGCGAGTGGCAGATGACAACGATCCAGTTCGATTTCAACCTGCCGGAGCGTTTCGATATGACCTTCGCTGGTGAAGACGGACAATTATATCGGCCCTATATGGTGCATCGCGCTCTGCTGGGCTCTCTCGAGCGCTTCTTCGGTGTGCTGATCGAGCATTACGCGGGCGCCTTCCCGCCGTGGCTTGCGCCAGTGCAGGTGAAAGTCATTCCCATCGCTGACCGGCACACGGAATACGCCCACCAGATCAAGCAACGACTGGAAAAAGCAGACCTGCGTGTTGAGGTAGATGACACCAGCGAGCGGATGAACGCCAAAGTGCGTAATGCCCAGCTCCAGAAGATACCGTACATGTTGGTCGTCGGCGACCGTGAAGCGAAAGCAGGGACAGTCTCCGTGCGACTGCGCACAGGAGATAACCTGGGCCCACAATCGCTGGACGAGTTCATTGCCATGGTACAGGAGATCGTGGAGAAAAGGGCAAACGTGTAACGGTTTTTCCGCAGTGCTGTAGTTTTTCGTATACTTCATCTGCCAAAAGAGTGACTCTCTATCCATTATTAGCCTGTTTGCATGCTAGGCCGATAAAGTTTCTGCATGCCTTTGGCGAATTATCTCGCCTGATAGTGTTTTACGTTGTGGTTGGAGTCGAATTTCCGAACGGGGAATCCCTATGTCTAACTGGCACCGCTTAGATGTCGCTGACGTGCTAACGGAATTGAGGAGTGACCCAGATGGCGGACTGAGCCAGGTCGAGGCACAACGCCGGTTGGCCGAGCACGGCGCTAATGAATTGATCGAGCGGGGCCTCAAGAGCCCCTGGCGCATCCTATGGGAGCAACTGACTGGCACGATGGTAGTCATTCTCATCATCGCTGCCACGATCTCGGTTGCTCTGGGCGACCATAAAGACGCTGCGGCCATCATAGCCATCGTTGTGCTCAATGCCATTCTTGGCTTCACCCAGGAGTACAGAGCTGAAAGAGCGATAGCAGCCCTCAAAAAACTGGCTGTGCCCACGGTCAGAGTGCGTCGTGACGGCAAGGTGCTGGAGATCTCAGCGCGGGAGTTAGTGCCCGGGGATGTTATTTTCTTGGAGGCTGGAAATCTCGTGCCAGCCGATGGGCGGGTGCTGGAAAGCGTGAATTTACGCACCCTGGAAGCAACACTGACTGGTGAGTCTGTGCCGGTGGAAAAGACCCCTCAGGCCATAGAAGAGGAAGAGATCCCCCTTGGCGAACGGCATAACATGGTTTACATGGGCACAGTAGTTACTTATGGACGGGGGCTGGCTGTAGTTACTGAAACCGGGATGAACACTGAACTCGGTAGCATTGCTGAAATGATCCAAGTGGTGGGACAAGAACCCACGCCTCTGCAGCGGCGTTTGGAGCAGTTAGGGCGGGGCTTGGCAGTGGCTGCCCTGGCTATCGTGACCGTAGTCTTTGTCTTGGGCCTGGCACGCGGCGAGGATATGCGGCTAATGCTTTTGACCGCCATCGGCATGGCTGTGGCCGCTGTGCCCGAGGGGTTGCCAGCTGTGGTTACCATCGCCTTGGCTTTGGGTGCCCAGCGGATGCTGCGACGGAACGCGCTCATTCGTAAATTGCCGGCTGTGGAAACACTTGGTTCTGTTACGGTCATTTGCTCCGACAAGACCGGCACCTTGACGGAAAATCGCATGACCGTCACTGTGCTGGATGTGGCCGGACACCCGGCGGTGAACCTGGACGAGCAACTGTACCGGGGACAGCCGGTGTTGCGCCCAGAAAGTCCACTAACCCTTGTGGGTACTCGCAGCCTTGGTTCGTCCGAAGGTACAGAACCAACCTCCCAGTGTCTGGA contains these protein-coding regions:
- the acpS gene encoding holo-ACP synthase, whose product is MVRVGVDIIEIERIERVIARWGDRFLKRVYTPAEVAYSRGHVPELAARFAAKEAVSKALGTGMQGISWREMEILGDERGKPLVRLHGQAQARAEYLGLTELDVSLSHSCENAVAMVVAMGS
- a CDS encoding UDP-glucose/GDP-mannose dehydrogenase family protein, translating into MSNICVIGVGYVGLVTGACLADLGNKVICLNRNKEKADNLKKGILPIYEPGLEEIVRRNNEARRLDFTTSWDEGMKDAEFVFIAVGTPSGSEGEADLTNVAFSAQEIAKRLTRPIIIINKSTVPIGTGDLVSDIINEHKQNDVEFAVVSNPEFLREGSAVYDFMNPDRIVLGSTNPQAAKRVAELYAPLNAEVIITDLRTAEMIKYASNAFLATKISFINEMANICEAVGADVREVARGMGADKRIGPAFLGAGIGWGGSCFPKDVRALVHIAATHGCHPQMLRAVMDINYDQRKRVIAKLRDILGGYRGKTIGIWGLAFKPNTDDMRDAPSIEVIHLIQNEGGTVKAYDPQAMGTAKHYLKDVVYCEDPYEVAENADAVILVTEWNEFKQLDLVRIRDSMKQPVFFDARNVYEPERMREMGFIYRCIGRGYDPNGRPL
- a CDS encoding NAD(P)/FAD-dependent oxidoreductase; its protein translation is MDEGHAPRVGIIGGGLTGLTAAYELTKLRYRVTVYEASDQLGGLGSGFKASGWDWHLDRFYHHLFQSDWAVQHLSREVGAKFFFRTPVTALWYQGHLYPFDRPTAILRFPHLTWMQKFRFGLVTLYLRLLRNWSPLERTTAHEWLLRALGPEIYEIIWQPLLTGKFPKDWQRVNMAWFWARVHKRSTALGYYVGGFQALMEKIAEHVRNRGGEIHLRTPVHRITAQENGIVLQTDGSEMRFDRVIATVPAAVMADLAPDLPADYMTKVCSMETVGAQVLILALKYPLTEGFYWLNLPLGEFPFLALVEHTNYIDSEYYGGDHIIYLGDYPSRDDPRYQMTKEDLLNLYLPALRRFNPSFTPDWIRDSWLCREPYAQPVVPVNYSQQIPSIRTPIPGLYLATMSQVYPWDRGSNYAVELGQEVARLLHEDAIRHR
- a CDS encoding PCI domain-containing protein encodes the protein MLGQGRAIGLILMALGLVIGLAITGWLFSGLAEGRLYRSGFLLGLILAMVIALPLIGAGIFLFVQGRSEARELAEVAKEKKLLNMVQTQGKISVSEAAIELGLSRDAVQNYIYDLVGKGLFTGYINWNDGILYAKSAAEMRTTKCPNCGGERELVGQGIVKCPYCGSELFL
- a CDS encoding SPFH domain-containing protein; the protein is MARVFDVVEWPDTGGRDMVYRWPPTGSGDIRIGSQLVVRESQAAVFFRDGKALDTFGPGRHTLTTANIPLLIGLLGKLFSDKSPFTTEVYFVNLREFVDMKWGTPEPIALRDSELGMVRLGAFGTYSLQISDPQLFVNKIVGVRGIYQTGQIESYLRSIIVTRLTDLLGEINKSLFDLPRLYEEIGAGVRAKLADDFAALGIDLKAFFVNSINATEETVKAIDERAAMGAIGDMQKYLQFKAAQAMGTAAAAGGAGDLTSAGVGLGAGVGMGAAMASAISSAIQAGKQEAAAPGALTKAQVQATLDNLDMRLAAGEISEATYKELRAKWEKKLAELG
- a CDS encoding 50S ribosomal protein L9, with amino-acid sequence MEVILLKDIKRLGEAGEVKKVADGYARNYLIPRGLAVIATEGVLKDLRVKRQIEEAKEERIRSDATALAAKLAGIMLTFKVKAGETGRLYGSITRGDIAAELEAKTGLPFDKRKIMLEEPIRQLGTHKVPIRLLSTLVPEITVVVEQESSEA
- a CDS encoding threonine--tRNA ligase, yielding MSSELENMRHSTAHVMAEAVLEIFPDAKLAIGPAIEDGFYYDFDLPRPLTPEDLVEIEARMRRIIGEKQPFIRQEISRQEAERLFANQPYKLELIAEMPSDEIISIYKNGSFTDLCRGPHVEHTGQIPADGFRLLNIAGAYWRGDEKRPMLQRIYGTVWPSKSELDAYLHRLEEIERRDHRKLGRELDLFSTHEEAGAGLIYWHPKGGRIRAIVEDFWRREHFANGYDILYTPHIGRAWLWRTSGHLEFYRESMYSPMDIDNVDYYIKPMNCPFHIMIYKTRTRSYRDLPLRWAELGTVYRYERSGVLHGLLRVRGFTQDDAHIFCTPAQIEDEILRVLRFSLHLWRAFGFTDVKAYLATRPERAVGEPARWEQATQSLRKALEVEGLPYQVDEGGGAFYGPKIDLKIKDALGREWQMTTIQFDFNLPERFDMTFAGEDGQLYRPYMVHRALLGSLERFFGVLIEHYAGAFPPWLAPVQVKVIPIADRHTEYAHQIKQRLEKADLRVEVDDTSERMNAKVRNAQLQKIPYMLVVGDREAKAGTVSVRLRTGDNLGPQSLDEFIAMVQEIVEKRANV